One candidate division Zixibacteria bacterium HGW-Zixibacteria-1 DNA segment encodes these proteins:
- a CDS encoding flagellar assembly protein FliW (binds to flagellin and appears to stabilize flagellin during flagella assembly) — protein sequence MKVMTLRFGELEIPNDKIITMSKPILGFENLKRYCLIEREDCEPFLWYQSVDDPGAAFPVVNPLLFCPGYRIEVNPKEIEELHIKDVKSVETYTIVTIPTDPRDMSINLQGPILINTETRLAKQLVLVNSGYEVKYFVMQDTDKVVEEKQYQAPATV from the coding sequence ATGAAAGTCATGACACTAAGATTCGGAGAACTGGAAATTCCGAATGACAAAATCATTACCATGTCAAAACCGATTCTCGGCTTTGAAAACCTGAAACGATATTGCCTGATCGAGCGCGAGGACTGCGAACCCTTCCTGTGGTACCAGTCCGTCGATGACCCCGGCGCGGCCTTTCCGGTTGTGAATCCGCTGCTCTTCTGCCCGGGATACAGGATAGAGGTGAATCCCAAGGAAATCGAGGAATTGCACATCAAGGATGTGAAGTCCGTCGAGACTTACACCATTGTCACCATTCCGACCGATCCCCGGGATATGTCAATCAACCTGCAGGGCCCGATTCTGATTAACACCGAAACGCGGCTGGCCAAGCAATTGGTGCTGGTCAATTCCGGCTATGAAGTAAAATACTTTGTCATGCAGGACACTGACAAAGTCGTTGAAGAAAAACAGTATCAGGCACCCGCAACCGTTTGA
- the flgL gene encoding flagellar hook-associated protein 3 — MRVTNNMISDQVLSNLNRSLARFMNLEENMSSGRRINKPSDDPIGTQKDLRYRNVLSEIGQYKKNISSASNLLASYDNILGNMSDILSSARELAVSLSNDTFDANARDSASNEAQSLFEQIIELANSQVDSRYIFSGYRTGVKAFRAAAAGVIFQGDKGNIAVEIEAGSKVGINLIGSDILLGQLAPLGQNADFKAGIDGNTLLADLNLGAGVDLSAGTFQVTDNNTGLNVTIDITGAVTVDDALTLINNQLAAAGITNLTVDFGQEGNNLRWNAVDTGLITGATLLSNLNDGRGVDLTDGKITIHNADDSINVDVDLTAANDIGDVINAINTTLAAAGINNVTAAINAAGNGIDITDTNGVPLGLIIDEASATGSTAADLRILGEIDPTLPGGDLNPRMDFTVSEAAAGLTTAADLGLLGDFSLTKVGDGLTPIITETTPLTLLKNGLGLELGQVKISQGNRLVFLDLGNTAYSTVGDLMDAFNNSGLDINATINSSQTGLQIVSTSTTASMKIEEVDDGRTAHNLGIFGSTDMIGSLMILVDALKNDDREVIGQIIGNLDKGLQNVLNHRGAVGSKVIRMETTDSRLSDLQYNFTKMLSDVEDADLTKLVTDLAMQENSYQAALIAASKIIQPSLLNFLK, encoded by the coding sequence ATGAGAGTAACCAATAACATGATCTCGGACCAGGTCCTTTCCAACCTTAACCGGTCACTGGCAAGGTTCATGAACCTGGAAGAGAATATGTCATCCGGCCGGCGCATCAACAAGCCGTCCGATGACCCGATCGGAACCCAGAAGGATCTGCGGTACCGAAATGTTCTTTCCGAAATCGGACAGTACAAGAAGAATATTAGCAGTGCCTCCAATCTCCTGGCTTCCTATGATAATATCCTCGGAAATATGAGCGATATCTTGTCGTCGGCCCGGGAACTGGCGGTTTCGCTGTCAAATGACACCTTCGATGCCAATGCCCGGGATTCGGCCTCTAATGAGGCCCAGTCGCTCTTTGAACAGATTATCGAGCTGGCCAACAGCCAGGTTGACAGCCGTTATATTTTCTCGGGATATCGGACCGGCGTCAAGGCGTTTCGCGCCGCGGCCGCCGGTGTCATATTTCAGGGAGACAAAGGCAATATTGCCGTCGAAATCGAAGCCGGGAGCAAGGTCGGTATTAACCTCATCGGTTCCGACATCCTCCTCGGTCAACTTGCCCCGCTCGGCCAAAATGCCGACTTTAAGGCAGGCATCGACGGCAACACGCTGCTTGCCGATCTCAACCTCGGCGCCGGAGTCGATCTTTCGGCCGGCACATTTCAAGTAACCGACAATAACACCGGCCTCAATGTCACGATTGACATAACCGGTGCCGTCACGGTGGATGATGCCCTGACTTTGATCAACAATCAGTTGGCCGCCGCCGGCATAACCAACCTGACGGTCGATTTCGGTCAGGAAGGCAACAATCTTCGCTGGAATGCTGTCGATACCGGCTTGATTACCGGAGCCACCCTGCTCTCGAATCTCAATGACGGCCGGGGCGTCGATCTGACTGACGGCAAAATAACGATTCATAACGCCGATGATTCCATTAATGTCGATGTCGATTTGACCGCCGCTAATGATATCGGCGATGTTATAAATGCTATCAACACAACCCTTGCCGCTGCCGGGATTAACAATGTGACGGCCGCTATCAATGCCGCCGGCAATGGCATAGATATCACCGACACCAACGGCGTTCCGCTCGGACTCATCATTGATGAGGCTTCCGCGACCGGCTCGACTGCTGCCGACCTCCGCATACTTGGCGAAATAGATCCGACTCTTCCAGGCGGTGATCTTAATCCGCGCATGGATTTTACCGTCAGCGAAGCCGCCGCCGGTCTTACCACTGCGGCCGATCTCGGCCTCCTGGGCGATTTTTCCCTGACCAAAGTAGGTGACGGCCTGACACCGATCATAACCGAGACTACCCCTCTGACGCTTCTGAAAAACGGACTCGGTCTCGAACTGGGGCAGGTCAAAATTTCCCAGGGAAATCGCTTGGTCTTTCTTGACTTGGGCAATACCGCCTACTCGACCGTCGGCGATCTGATGGATGCCTTCAATAACAGCGGCCTTGATATTAATGCCACGATAAACAGTTCACAAACCGGCCTTCAAATCGTGTCGACGTCCACGACTGCATCAATGAAAATCGAGGAAGTCGATGACGGCCGTACCGCTCATAATTTGGGCATTTTCGGTTCAACCGATATGATCGGATCGTTGATGATCCTGGTCGATGCCCTCAAGAATGATGATCGCGAAGTCATCGGACAGATTATCGGAAATCTCGATAAAGGTTTGCAAAATGTCCTCAACCACCGTGGCGCGGTCGGCTCAAAAGTGATTCGCATGGAAACGACCGACTCGCGGCTGAGTGATTTACAATACAATTTTACCAAAATGCTCAGTGATGTCGAAGATGCCGATTTGACAAAATTGGTTACTGATCTGGCAATGCAGGAAAACAGCTATCAGGCGGCGTTGATTGCAGCCTCCAAAATCATACAACCGTCATTGCTTAACTTCTTGAAATAG
- the csrA gene encoding carbon storage regulator: MLILTRKLGESITIGDDIKITVLGVFGRQVRIGIEAPSKVVVHREEIYVKIQQENRKAAKSVKQDLASVMKMLKGKIVGDDSKKKKSADISYKKTNSKPNRSGDAAKHDNSE; the protein is encoded by the coding sequence GTGTTAATACTGACAAGGAAGTTGGGTGAGTCGATTACTATCGGCGATGATATAAAAATTACGGTTCTGGGCGTCTTCGGGCGCCAGGTCAGAATCGGTATCGAAGCACCGTCAAAAGTAGTCGTCCATCGCGAGGAAATATATGTGAAGATTCAACAGGAAAATCGAAAAGCCGCCAAATCGGTAAAACAGGACCTCGCCAGCGTTATGAAAATGCTTAAAGGAAAAATTGTCGGAGATGACTCCAAGAAGAAAAAATCGGCCGACATAAGTTACAAAAAAACAAACAGCAAACCCAACCGCAGCGGTGATGCTGCTAAACATGACAACTCGGAGTAA
- a CDS encoding flagellar hook-associated protein FlgK: MSGLFDGLELGKRALSTHQLWLNTIGHNVANANTPGYTRQRVHTTTTMPYEHSVGPVGTGVTATDIYHVRDLFLGQQYRQENVALGQWTSMEKSLTQIEALFAEPNAASLSDQMDQFWNAWSDMANNPESLAARSALKEQTNLMTGSFHRLYNQMTDLRKSVDEDIALVTQQVNQYTGELASLNMQIARTELGGENANDLRDKRDYLIDQLSELVNVNVAEQKNGTATVYIGSLAIVEGTSSFKIGTYKSGAGAISVNNVVWQGSEKDVKVLGGQLKGLLDTRDKAIPKYLEALDDIAAELINNVNSLHQTGYGLDGSTGINFFNVNYTSAGNFKLSDEIENNVNRIAASLSGEVGDNRNALAIADLRTSALMSRGTATMSEFYSGLMGQIGIEAGTARNTMENYQLLVSQLDNSRQAVQGVSLDEEMTQMIKYQQAYDAAARVITVMDEALSTVIKEMGIVGR, from the coding sequence ATGTCTGGATTGTTTGACGGATTGGAACTCGGCAAACGCGCCCTCTCCACTCATCAATTGTGGCTGAATACCATCGGTCACAATGTTGCCAATGCCAACACCCCCGGATATACCCGGCAAAGGGTCCATACGACCACCACCATGCCTTACGAGCATTCGGTCGGGCCGGTCGGAACCGGCGTCACCGCCACCGATATTTATCATGTCCGTGATCTCTTTCTCGGCCAGCAGTATCGGCAGGAAAACGTTGCCCTGGGCCAGTGGACCTCCATGGAAAAATCTCTGACCCAGATCGAGGCCCTGTTCGCCGAACCGAACGCCGCATCATTAAGCGATCAGATGGATCAGTTCTGGAACGCCTGGTCGGATATGGCCAACAACCCCGAATCTCTCGCCGCCAGGTCGGCCCTCAAGGAACAAACCAATCTGATGACCGGCAGCTTTCATCGGCTCTATAATCAAATGACCGATTTGCGCAAATCGGTCGACGAAGACATTGCTTTGGTCACCCAGCAGGTGAATCAGTACACCGGTGAATTGGCTTCCCTGAATATGCAAATAGCCCGCACGGAACTGGGCGGCGAAAATGCCAATGATCTGCGCGATAAACGCGATTACCTGATCGATCAATTGTCGGAATTAGTCAATGTCAATGTCGCCGAGCAGAAAAATGGAACGGCTACGGTATATATCGGGTCGCTGGCTATTGTCGAGGGGACCTCGTCATTTAAGATCGGCACCTATAAATCGGGAGCCGGGGCCATTTCGGTCAACAATGTTGTCTGGCAGGGCAGCGAAAAGGACGTCAAAGTTCTCGGCGGCCAACTTAAGGGCTTGCTCGATACGCGCGATAAAGCCATTCCGAAATATCTTGAGGCTCTCGATGATATAGCGGCGGAGCTGATTAATAACGTCAACTCCCTGCATCAGACCGGTTACGGGCTCGATGGCTCCACCGGCATAAATTTCTTCAATGTGAATTACACTTCGGCCGGCAATTTCAAGCTGTCCGATGAAATAGAGAACAACGTCAATCGTATTGCGGCCTCGTTGTCGGGAGAGGTAGGTGATAATAGAAATGCTCTGGCCATTGCGGACCTGCGGACTTCCGCTCTGATGTCTCGTGGAACCGCCACCATGAGTGAGTTCTACAGCGGTTTGATGGGGCAAATTGGAATAGAAGCCGGGACGGCCAGAAATACCATGGAAAATTATCAACTGCTGGTGAGTCAACTGGATAATTCTCGCCAGGCGGTTCAGGGCGTATCGCTCGATGAGGAAATGACGCAGATGATCAAATACCAACAGGCGTATGATGCCGCCGCACGGGTTATTACCGTCATGGATGAGGCGCTGAGTACGGTTATTAAGGAAATGGGAATTGTTGGTAGATAA
- a CDS encoding lytic transglycosylase — protein sequence MYTQMFDQELANKMAGSSNRGIAGAIYRSMEKILEKQFDGNGEVKAADSPMITPPRYIKVKQEETNTAKPVKVTPSDHTSKSPVKTGYDSIIDRVSRKYKLNPDLVKSVVMVESGGDATAVSPAGAKGLMQLTDTTAADMGVNDVFDPKENIEGGTKYLRKLIDRFGDIEKALAAYNAGPSRVEKYGGIPPYHETREYVKSVIDTLGSKQIFYE from the coding sequence ATGTACACCCAGATGTTCGATCAGGAATTGGCCAATAAAATGGCCGGTAGTTCCAATCGGGGCATCGCCGGGGCCATTTACCGCTCCATGGAAAAAATTCTTGAAAAACAATTCGATGGCAACGGCGAGGTAAAAGCGGCCGATTCTCCGATGATAACGCCGCCCCGATATATAAAGGTGAAACAGGAAGAGACGAATACGGCCAAGCCGGTCAAAGTGACACCATCGGATCATACCAGCAAGAGCCCGGTCAAAACCGGCTATGATTCGATAATCGATAGAGTCTCGCGTAAATACAAACTCAATCCGGATCTGGTAAAGTCGGTCGTCATGGTCGAATCGGGCGGCGACGCCACAGCCGTTTCACCGGCCGGAGCCAAGGGCCTGATGCAATTGACCGATACCACCGCCGCCGATATGGGTGTTAATGATGTTTTTGATCCGAAGGAGAATATCGAGGGCGGCACGAAATATCTTAGAAAACTAATCGACCGTTTTGGAGATATCGAGAAAGCCCTGGCGGCCTATAATGCCGGACCTTCAAGGGTTGAAAAGTACGGCGGCATCCCGCCTTATCATGAAACCCGGGAATATGTCAAGTCAGTCATTGATACGCTCGGGAGTAAGCAAATTTTTTACGAGTAA
- the flgI gene encoding flagellar biosynthesis protein FlgA (part of the basal body which consists of four rings L, P, S, and M mounted on a central rod; Bradyrhizobium has one thick flagellum and several thin flagella; the Bradyrhizobium protein in this cluster is associated with the thin flagella) produces the protein MKTLFSNWLSFPTLLVWLLTLLLQFYAPPAEASARIKDIARMNTESETDLIGYGLVIGLDGTGDSKGVPFTRQSLANMMERMGMTIDAEQLKTKNAAAVVVTARISSNNRLDDRIDVTVSSIGDASSLQGGTLLMTPLSTVIGDMYALAQGPVSIGGFNVQVDEGNKIVNNYTLVGRVPNGAKVARELPPTGDSKDILIMLRSPDYTTAASITKKINIKYGLTAFTEDASTVRVVVPDSLSYPNERGEFIADIGQMQVTPDQAARVVINERTGTIVAGSNVSIAPVAIAHGNINVNIKSYPVISQPQPFSQGETVVTSEYQLNVDNEKARVIHFQETVSLSDVAAALNSIGAAPRDIIAIFEALKQAGALRAELVII, from the coding sequence ATGAAAACATTATTCAGTAACTGGTTATCATTTCCGACCCTGCTGGTCTGGCTGCTGACATTGCTCCTGCAGTTCTATGCGCCGCCGGCCGAAGCCTCGGCGCGCATCAAAGATATCGCCCGCATGAACACCGAAAGCGAAACCGATTTGATCGGTTATGGCCTGGTTATCGGTCTTGATGGAACCGGCGACAGCAAGGGGGTGCCGTTTACACGACAATCTCTCGCTAATATGATGGAGCGAATGGGCATGACTATCGATGCCGAACAACTGAAGACTAAAAATGCCGCGGCGGTGGTGGTCACCGCCAGGATATCATCGAATAACCGACTTGATGACCGCATTGATGTGACCGTTTCTTCCATCGGCGATGCCTCATCGCTGCAGGGAGGAACCCTGCTTATGACGCCCCTGTCCACCGTTATCGGCGACATGTACGCCCTTGCCCAGGGCCCGGTATCTATCGGAGGATTCAACGTCCAGGTCGATGAGGGCAACAAAATCGTCAATAACTATACCCTCGTGGGCCGGGTTCCCAACGGGGCCAAGGTGGCGCGGGAGCTGCCGCCGACCGGCGACAGCAAGGATATCCTGATCATGCTGCGCTCCCCCGATTATACCACCGCCGCCTCCATTACTAAGAAGATAAATATCAAGTATGGATTGACCGCTTTTACCGAGGATGCCTCGACCGTTCGCGTGGTCGTTCCCGATTCGCTGTCGTATCCCAACGAACGGGGAGAGTTCATCGCCGATATCGGTCAGATGCAGGTCACGCCCGATCAGGCGGCGAGAGTGGTCATAAATGAACGGACCGGGACCATTGTGGCCGGAAGCAATGTCTCCATTGCGCCGGTTGCCATCGCCCACGGCAATATTAATGTGAATATCAAGTCGTATCCGGTTATTTCGCAGCCGCAGCCCTTTTCCCAGGGCGAAACGGTCGTGACCTCCGAATACCAGTTAAACGTCGATAATGAAAAGGCCCGGGTCATTCATTTCCAGGAAACAGTTTCGCTTTCCGATGTGGCCGCGGCGCTGAATTCGATCGGGGCCGCCCCCCGGGATATTATTGCCATTTTCGAGGCCCTGAAACAAGCCGGCGCATTGAGAGCCGAGCTGGTAATAATTTAA
- the flgA gene encoding flagella basal body P-ring formation protein FlgA, with amino-acid sequence MINIRLNILAIFIAVFLMCGSLMADDGLNRAITAKILACYDLDTTGVEIEFRKNNIEAAFDSYDSLYVRPMTDAEPRGLVPFQVALFKGGELVSRKQISTRISRFEYALVTTDRIRRQDILTPEKYTLKRVETTYLTEKALTSPEELSGSWARKNIGKDQIITSGLIERIPTIMSGKQISILYKTESMEISAAGIAMETGYVGDLIRVRNSQSRKVIPCTIIDRKTVQVSTH; translated from the coding sequence ATGATAAACATCCGGCTGAACATACTGGCAATATTCATCGCGGTATTTCTTATGTGCGGCTCGCTTATGGCCGATGACGGCCTGAACCGGGCGATCACTGCGAAGATATTGGCCTGTTACGATCTCGACACGACCGGGGTGGAAATTGAGTTCCGCAAAAATAACATCGAGGCCGCTTTCGATTCATATGACAGCCTTTATGTCAGGCCGATGACCGACGCCGAACCGCGCGGCCTTGTGCCGTTTCAGGTCGCCTTGTTCAAGGGCGGGGAGCTTGTCAGCCGGAAGCAGATCAGTACCCGGATCAGCCGGTTTGAATACGCCCTGGTAACGACCGACCGCATCAGAAGGCAGGATATCCTTACGCCCGAGAAGTACACTCTCAAACGGGTGGAAACGACCTATTTGACCGAAAAAGCCCTGACCTCTCCGGAAGAACTTTCCGGAAGCTGGGCGAGAAAAAATATTGGAAAAGATCAAATTATCACATCCGGCCTCATTGAACGGATTCCCACCATAATGTCCGGCAAACAGATTTCCATCTTGTACAAAACCGAGTCTATGGAAATCTCCGCGGCCGGCATCGCCATGGAAACAGGCTATGTCGGGGATCTGATCAGGGTCAGGAACAGCCAATCCAGGAAGGTAATTCCCTGCACCATCATTGATCGTAAAACGGTGCAGGTCAGTACACATTGA
- the flgG gene encoding flagellar basal-body rod protein FlgG, whose protein sequence is MLKAMRSAVSGMSAQQLNVDNIANNLSNVNTTGFKRSRVEFQDVLYQNFREAGTATAVGTSVPVNLDVGYGTRPVATVREFSVGDFQNTGNALDLAISGQGFFQIQMPDGTVSYTRDGAFKISADGQIVNSDGFYLYPNVTIPEDASSLSVSIDGDVSVLLVGGEEPQSIGQFELARFINPAGLSAVGHNLYNQTSASGAPILGTPTQEGLGKLDQGYLEISNVRVVDEMVNMIVAQRAYELNSKVIQTSEDMLQISNNLKR, encoded by the coding sequence ATGTTAAAAGCAATGCGATCCGCAGTCTCGGGAATGTCGGCCCAGCAGCTTAATGTGGACAATATCGCCAACAATTTGTCCAACGTTAACACCACCGGTTTCAAGCGGAGCCGGGTCGAGTTCCAGGATGTGCTGTATCAAAACTTTCGTGAAGCCGGCACCGCTACCGCTGTCGGTACCAGTGTCCCGGTTAATCTTGACGTCGGCTACGGCACCAGGCCGGTGGCCACCGTCAGGGAATTCTCGGTCGGCGATTTTCAAAACACCGGCAACGCCCTCGATCTTGCCATTTCAGGACAGGGCTTCTTTCAAATTCAGATGCCGGACGGCACCGTCTCATACACCCGTGACGGCGCTTTCAAAATCTCCGCCGACGGCCAGATTGTCAATTCCGATGGATTCTATCTCTATCCCAATGTGACCATACCGGAAGATGCTTCGTCGCTCTCGGTTTCGATTGACGGCGATGTTTCGGTTCTTCTGGTGGGTGGCGAGGAGCCGCAGTCAATCGGCCAGTTCGAACTGGCAAGGTTCATCAATCCGGCCGGACTTTCCGCCGTCGGACACAACCTGTATAATCAAACCTCCGCCTCGGGCGCCCCGATTCTGGGAACACCGACGCAGGAAGGCCTCGGCAAACTCGACCAGGGATATCTCGAAATTTCAAATGTCAGGGTCGTTGACGAGATGGTCAATATGATCGTCGCTCAGCGCGCCTACGAATTGAATTCGAAAGTCATCCAGACAAGCGAGGACATGCTTCAGATTTCCAATAATCTGAAACGATAG